A single genomic interval of Lacrimispora sphenoides JCM 1415 harbors:
- a CDS encoding helix-turn-helix domain-containing protein translates to MISERMKVLIADDEFLICELIKKMILWDELQLEFAGCAHNGQELFGQIQEIRPAIVITDISMPVMDGIELIRQTRYLNIPCRFIIVSGYKQFEYAHNALKYSVDDYILKPINENELNQALKKIMEELNSHQTQAAGDALPSLHTEHPGRSFFLKRIIWEIQDPAVPLEQVIGEYGIDFKPGLFCILCLKLDFVNQSADNLDNIGSLNKKLISMFHEEFEGFCFQVLSCMEGSAIYLGINYPRQAAGSFFSHLQEFYQKACNLLDLFAGLKITVGVGDSYDKISSFGQSNKDAIDAAYYRILSGCGQILYWKKLPPVPYLTEVEKSLYLQQFKKAIESVNITDFMATLNQLFFRPKNLFPLFDIIDMLGEICRLLVRMDLSLDQEEVPLDYLSGQIHYAIENALSLDALKSAISEPVSYIFENIHKAVQAQNTRPIRMVLKYIEEHYTDPIRLEDAALLVTLNPAYLSNIFKKETGENFVDYLNSYRIGQARELLKDSNLSINEIAYSTGFQDARYFSKLFKKYVGITPKDYRKIYS, encoded by the coding sequence GTGATAAGTGAAAGAATGAAGGTGCTCATAGCCGACGATGAATTCCTGATCTGCGAGCTGATTAAAAAGATGATTCTATGGGATGAGCTGCAGTTGGAATTTGCTGGCTGCGCCCACAACGGTCAGGAGCTGTTTGGGCAGATTCAGGAAATACGCCCTGCCATCGTGATTACGGACATCAGCATGCCTGTTATGGACGGCATTGAGCTGATCCGCCAGACACGATATCTAAATATTCCCTGCCGCTTCATCATCGTAAGCGGCTATAAACAGTTTGAATACGCTCACAATGCCTTAAAATATTCGGTAGATGACTACATTTTAAAACCCATCAATGAAAACGAACTGAACCAGGCCCTTAAGAAAATCATGGAAGAATTGAATAGCCATCAGACCCAGGCTGCAGGTGATGCTTTGCCTTCCCTCCACACAGAACATCCCGGGAGATCCTTTTTCTTAAAGCGTATTATATGGGAAATCCAGGACCCAGCTGTCCCGCTGGAGCAGGTCATCGGGGAATATGGCATAGACTTTAAACCCGGACTGTTCTGTATCCTCTGCCTTAAGCTTGACTTTGTCAACCAGAGTGCCGATAACCTGGACAATATCGGCTCCTTAAACAAAAAGCTGATCTCCATGTTCCACGAGGAATTTGAAGGCTTCTGCTTCCAGGTCCTTTCCTGTATGGAGGGCAGCGCTATCTATCTCGGCATCAATTATCCCCGGCAGGCGGCCGGATCTTTTTTTAGCCATCTCCAGGAATTTTACCAGAAGGCCTGTAACCTTCTGGACCTGTTTGCCGGACTTAAGATTACCGTGGGTGTCGGCGATTCCTATGATAAGATCTCCTCCTTCGGACAGTCCAATAAGGACGCCATAGATGCTGCCTATTACCGCATACTGTCAGGCTGCGGCCAGATCCTGTACTGGAAGAAGCTGCCTCCGGTCCCGTATCTTACAGAGGTGGAAAAAAGCTTATATTTACAGCAGTTCAAAAAAGCCATTGAATCCGTAAACATCACGGATTTCATGGCAACATTAAATCAGTTGTTTTTCAGGCCAAAGAACCTTTTTCCACTGTTTGACATCATAGACATGCTGGGGGAGATATGCCGGTTGCTTGTACGCATGGACTTATCTTTGGACCAGGAAGAGGTGCCACTTGACTACTTATCCGGCCAGATCCACTACGCCATAGAAAACGCATTGTCATTGGATGCCTTAAAGTCTGCCATATCGGAACCTGTGTCCTACATATTTGAAAATATCCACAAGGCGGTCCAGGCTCAGAACACCCGCCCCATCCGCATGGTTCTCAAATACATTGAAGAACATTACACAGACCCAATCCGGCTGGAGGATGCAGCGCTTTTAGTAACCTTAAATCCTGCCTACCTTTCCAATATCTTTAAAAAGGAGACCGGCGAGAATTTCGTAGACTATTTAAATTCATACCGGATCGGTCAGGCCAGGGAGCTCCTAAAGGACTCTAATCTGTCCATCAATGAGATTGCATATTCCACAGGCTTTCAGGATGCCCGTTATTTCAGTAAGCTTTTTAAAAAATACGTAGGCATCACACCGAAGGATTACCGAAAAATATACAGTTGA
- a CDS encoding sensor histidine kinase yields the protein MKLLSEKKLQKLLEEHSQKAVRDNARYYENEILKKQTELLTLQNQINPHFLYNALECIRAQAVLSDMGEIADITYALSNFFRYSISTKSDFATLNDEVNVINNYMKIQQYRFRDRFCLNVDLPDSWSSIMDAVIPKLTLQPIVENSIVHAFTESADNGVITIEIIPAKKHINIRISDNGKGIDSNTLKMLNHSLEQEYYVSPNHGKRGTGIALWNVNRRLKLVFGDTYGLHVSSTPALGTDVEIHIPYISVNSDDFSQTGGNTYA from the coding sequence ATGAAGCTCTTATCAGAAAAGAAATTACAAAAGCTCTTAGAGGAGCACAGCCAGAAGGCCGTCCGGGATAATGCGCGTTACTATGAAAATGAAATCTTAAAGAAGCAGACCGAACTCCTTACCCTGCAAAATCAGATAAACCCGCACTTTCTGTATAATGCCCTGGAATGCATCCGTGCACAGGCCGTACTAAGCGACATGGGGGAGATAGCGGATATCACCTACGCCCTGTCAAACTTCTTCCGATACAGCATCAGCACAAAAAGCGACTTTGCCACTTTGAACGATGAAGTAAATGTAATCAACAATTATATGAAGATCCAGCAATACCGCTTCCGCGACAGATTCTGTCTGAACGTGGATCTGCCGGATTCCTGGAGCAGCATCATGGATGCGGTGATTCCAAAGCTCACCCTGCAGCCCATTGTGGAAAACAGCATCGTACATGCTTTTACGGAATCCGCAGACAACGGGGTTATTACCATAGAAATTATCCCTGCCAAAAAGCATATTAACATCCGCATATCCGATAACGGAAAAGGGATCGATTCCAATACCCTTAAGATGTTAAATCATTCCCTGGAGCAGGAGTACTATGTCTCACCCAATCACGGCAAAAGGGGCACCGGCATTGCCCTGTGGAACGTTAACCGGCGGCTGAAGCTGGTCTTCGGAGACACCTACGGACTCCATGTATCCAGCACGCCTGCCCTGGGAACCGATGTGGAGATTCACATCCCCTATATCTCCGTGAATTCCGATGACTTTTCCCAAACCGGAGGAAATACCTATGCCTGA
- a CDS encoding MetQ/NlpA family ABC transporter substrate-binding protein: MKKSLYVFSAALVAAAALTACAGSKEAPATPAATQAASSEETKAEESTAAETTGQLEKIIVGATPAPHAEILNAAKDILKEKGYELVVKEYTDYVQPNMALESGDLDANYFQHKPYLDQFNEQKGTDLVSAAAIHYEPFGIYAGKTDSIDKLADGAQIAVPNDVSNEARALLLLADQGLIGLKEGVELDATKNDIVKNDKNFKIVEVEAAQLPRSLGDVDVAVINGNYAIEAGLKVSDALAVEDAKSVAATLYSNIIAVRSGEESSEKTKALVEALTSDTVKKFIEDTYEGAVVPSF, translated from the coding sequence GCGCCCGCAACACCTGCAGCAACCCAGGCTGCATCATCAGAGGAAACAAAAGCAGAAGAATCAACGGCAGCTGAAACGACCGGTCAGCTGGAGAAGATCATTGTTGGAGCAACTCCGGCTCCTCATGCAGAGATTTTAAATGCTGCAAAGGATATTTTAAAAGAAAAAGGCTATGAGCTGGTAGTCAAGGAATATACGGATTACGTGCAGCCAAACATGGCTCTTGAATCCGGGGACTTAGATGCCAACTATTTCCAGCACAAGCCATACCTGGATCAGTTCAATGAGCAGAAAGGAACCGATCTTGTAAGTGCGGCAGCCATTCATTATGAACCCTTCGGCATTTACGCAGGAAAGACAGATTCTATTGATAAGCTTGCTGACGGAGCCCAGATCGCAGTCCCAAATGATGTTTCCAACGAAGCTAGAGCTCTTCTTTTACTGGCAGACCAGGGTCTGATCGGATTAAAAGAAGGCGTTGAGCTGGATGCAACCAAGAATGATATTGTAAAGAACGATAAGAATTTTAAGATCGTTGAAGTGGAAGCTGCTCAGCTTCCCCGTTCTTTAGGCGACGTGGATGTGGCTGTTATCAATGGAAACTACGCCATTGAGGCAGGCTTAAAGGTATCCGATGCTCTTGCTGTGGAAGATGCAAAGTCTGTAGCAGCAACCCTTTACAGTAATATTATTGCGGTTCGTTCAGGTGAGGAAAGCAGCGAGAAGACCAAAGCTCTTGTTGAGGCTTTAACAAGCGATACCGTTAAAAAGTTTATCGAAGACACCTACGAAGGTGCGGTAGTTCCTTCTTTCTAA